A DNA window from Candidatus Saccharimonadales bacterium contains the following coding sequences:
- a CDS encoding tRNA-dihydrouridine synthase family protein yields the protein MNNFWHELPRPFFILAPMEAVTDVVFRHVVASAAKPDIFFTEFTNASSYCSPAGAHSTRGRLVFTDDEQPMVAQIWGDRPEEFAYMAKDLAKAGYRGIDINMGCPVKNAVKAGGSGLIRQPELAAQLIAATKEGGLPVSVKTRLGYSNINEWHDWLTHILKQDIANLTIHLRTRKEMSKVDAHYEFIADIKKLRDEIAPNT from the coding sequence ATGAACAATTTCTGGCACGAACTACCACGACCTTTCTTTATTTTGGCCCCTATGGAGGCTGTGACTGACGTGGTTTTTCGTCACGTGGTAGCATCGGCTGCAAAACCTGACATCTTTTTTACCGAATTTACCAATGCCAGTAGCTACTGCTCGCCAGCTGGTGCTCATAGTACGCGCGGACGACTGGTTTTCACCGACGATGAGCAGCCGATGGTCGCCCAGATTTGGGGTGATAGACCTGAGGAGTTTGCGTATATGGCAAAAGACCTCGCAAAAGCAGGTTACAGAGGTATCGATATCAATATGGGCTGTCCCGTTAAAAATGCTGTTAAGGCAGGTGGTAGCGGCCTTATTCGCCAACCCGAACTTGCCGCACAACTCATAGCAGCAACCAAAGAAGGTGGTCTTCCTGTAAGTGTTAAGACACGTCTTGGTTACAGCAATATCAATGAGTGGCACGATTGGCTGACACATATTTTAAAGCAAGACATCGCCAACCTAACGATCCACTTACGTACTCGTAAAGAAATGAGTAAAGTCGATGCGCACTATGAATTTATTGCCGACATTAAAAAACTTCGCGATGAAATTGCACCGAATAC